The nucleotide window CACCTCTTGCCGCCGCCGCCAGCTTTGTGCTATCTGTTACAACCTTGCTAAATAAAGGCCTGTCTTTAAACGTAGGCACATCAAATATCGGTTGGGGCATTTCCTTTATAAGAAATTTGGGCATAGTAGCCTTGGTATAAGGCACAAAAGGTTTGCGCGGGACAACACTGGTGTCGTGTATGCCAGCCAGCCGGCGCTGTTCCTGCAGGTTTTTCAAAAACTTATAGGTAACAATCTGCGTTTCCAGCGTATCGGCGCCAATATACATGGTATCGCGCTTTACCCGGCGGGCGCTGTCTTTAACTGCTAAGGCGGGTTTGGCAGCCAGGCTATCTTTAGCAGCAGGGATAGTGGTCTTTGTTGTTTGCGGAACTGTAGCTACCCGGGTATTTTTAGGCGCGGCAAGGTTGGCTGTTTTGCTTAACGCGATGTTTTTTATACTGTCCTTTTGCTTATCAGTAATTACCGGCATGGTGTTTTTTACAGCTGGCATGGCCGCTATGGTTTTAGCCAGCGAGTCTGCCTTCCCTGCCGGGATATTTTTCGGGATGTTTGCCTGCGGGTTATCCAGTCGGGCCGTTTTTGTTGTAGTTGCAGCACTTTTAATCGCTTCCTTTACGCCATCCTGCTTTTGCGGCGGTGGTGCCATCTTGCTTACGGTATCTTTCCGGGTGGTATCCTTGTCTTCCGTCACAAAAATAACGTATGGGTTTTGTGTGATTACCGCACGGTCTTCGGCTTTATAATATTCGCCCAGGTTGCCCTTTATCGTAGTTTTTTGTTCGGTATCTTCAAAGGTGATATGTCTAATAGCCCTTCCGTAACCTTTCAGCTTATCATAAAATAAGCTATCCCCTTTTAACGATTTTGTGCCTTGCGAATAGCGGTTCTTTTTGCCAAAAAAAGCCTGCTCAGTCCGGGTATTATAACTGCCATTTTCGGTATAAAGTGTGTCTTTATCCTTTTTACCATAAATATGGGTAGGCCCGTAAAAATAAGTAATGCGCGAACCAGAGTTGTAGCGCATGGTATCTGTTTTTATCAACGCATCGGGACTGGTGGTTACCACATCATAACGAAAATAAGCATCGCGGGTAATAGCCGAGTAATAGCCATTTTTACTTACCAAGGTGTTCTCTTTATTTACCAGTTTACCGCCCTCTATATAGGTGCCGTATTTGGTAGCAGTATTATAGTTCAGGATATTGGTAGTTAAAGTAGCGTCTTTATCTACCAATTTCACATGATCGTTTAACAGTGCGGTTTTGGTATTATCGTTATAGTTCAGCTTATCCGCATATACATGCAGGGTATCGCCCTGGGTAATTACTACGTGACCAAAGGCATCGAAAGTATTTGTATTGGGATAAATAATGGCGCTATCTGCCCGCAGGGTCGAGAACTTCTGTACAAAAGTGCCATTATATACCCTAAAAATATCCACACCGTTCAGCTTCGAGCCAATAGTTTTGTCGGACCTGGTTAGGTTAATGGTCATTTTTTTCTGCCCCAGGGCAGCTACAGAAAGCAGTAGTATAATATACGTTAAGAGCTGTTTCCTCACGTTGACAAAATTAGTTTTTTGGTCGCGCTTATTAAATTAATAATTTTGCTGCATGCTCCCTGCCGATCGTTTCAGTCGCTTTATTGACCAAAACCAGCTTTTTAACAGCGGGAGCAAGGTTTTAGCGGCGGTTAGCGGGGGCACGGATTCGGTTTTAATGGCCCATTTACTGGCTGCCGCGGGTTATCATTTCGGCATTGCACATTGCAATTTCCAGTTAAGGGGCGCCGCTGCCGATACCGATCAGGCTTTTTGCCGCGGGTTAGCTGATACTTTAAAGGTCAATTTTCATACCATTAATTTTGATACAGAAGCCTATGCCCGCCAGCATAAAATATCTATTCAAATGGCGGCACGCCAGTTGCGCTATCATTGGTTTGAAAGCATACGTGTACAAAACCACTATGATGCCATTGCCTTAGCGCATCACCAAAACGATACGATTGAAACAATATTGTTGAACCTTACCCGCGGGACGGGGATTGCCGGCATGCACGGCATACTGCCCAAAAACGGCGCGCTGGTAAGGCCCATGCTTTTTATGCAACGGCAAGAAATTGAACACCTGGTAACCGCGAATAACATTGCGTATGTTGAAGATAGCAGTAATGCTTCCACAAAATATGCCCGTAACAAAATAAGACTGGAAGTTATCCCCAAGCTAAAGGAACTTAATCCTTCGCTGGAAGAAACATTTGAGCGCAACCTGCAGCATTTCCGCGAACTGGAAACGTTGCTTGAATTGGAAGTATCCCGGCAAAGGCAGCGTTTTACCGAACATGATGGAGAACTGCACCTGTCTGTTGATGCCGTTAAAAACCTGAAACCGCAGCGCTTGTTATTATTTCACCTGCTGCAACCTTACGGTTTTAACCAGGAGCACGTGGATAGTATAATAGCTTCGCTGGATAAACACGCGGGAAGAATATTTGAAACGACCGGATATACGTTATTGTTAGATCGCGGTGAGCTGATATTGAAAAGTACGGCAGGGGATATTTTATCATCTATAGAAATAAACAACGATACTGCCGGGGTAAACTACGGCCCATACCGTTTAACTTTGCTGCACGATGATAGCCCGTTAATTGTTAAAGATAACCCAATGGCTGTTTCGGTAGATGCAGCTAAGCTGGTGTATCCGCTCAGTATCAGGCCGTGGCAGCGAGGCGATTATTTTTACCCTCTTGGAATGCGGTCAAAACAAAAATTGAGTGACTTTTTTATACATCAAAAAGTACCTTTGCACCATAAAAACCAGGTGCCGGTATTGGTAAATGGCAATAATGAAGTAATTTGGATTGCCGGATACCGTCTGGATGACCGTTATAAAGTGAGCGGTAAAACTAAAAAAGTTACTATATTCGAACTGTATAAAACACCATGAACGATAATTCGGTCTTTATAGAAAAACAATACCTGGGCCGCGAATGGATACCGATAACCATCCGTTTGGTGCTGGCCATGTTTTGCTTTGCCGCCTACTTTTTTACCGACGAACGCGAACGTAACGGCGACTTGCTGGCAGTAGTGGGCTTTGCCATTATTATTATTTCTATATTAATGGGATTCCTGCTGCACTTCCGCATCCGTGTAATTAACAAAAGCGTGTTGATCGATGGCTTATGGAGCAGCAAACTGGTTAAAATAGATCTGAACAGCATTGTAAAGGTAGAAAAGGGCAGCTATAGCCGCTACCTGTTCAATAACCCGGTTTATAACTTGCACAAAAGCGGCACCATCCGATTTTATACCGCCGGCAGTGATGCCATCCATTTAACCGACCGTGACGGCCTGATCTATATTATTGGTTCGCAACATGCCAACGAGTTTTTGCGTGCGATAAAAGACGAGATGAAGAATAAATAAGTCGGAAGTCTTAAGTCGTTAGTAAAAAATCAAATTCTTCATTTCTTATTCTCCAAAATTGGTAAAATGTATATTAGCAGACTGAAGACTTTGAACTTTTAAATGGCTGATCTAACCCCAACCCAACGTGCGCTGTATGCCTTTAAACGCAACAAACTTGCTGTTGGCGGCTTGATATTTATTGCGCTTTCGGTTGTTATCGCAATACTGGGTTATCTTGTTATGCCCGATGGCACCCCGCAGGCTAACGACATGATACTACAGATAAGCCTGAAGAAGCCCGGCAGCAGTTTTACCATGCTCCGCATCCGCAAAAGCAACGCTGTAGATACGGTTAACATTTTCCAAAAGTTATGGTCGGGCCAGCCCGATTTTTATACTAATGTGCCCGTCACTGCCTGGCGTATTATTAAAGATTCTATTTATGTAGATGAATATATTGGCGCCGAGGATAAGCCCGAACATAAAGCCTATAACATTTTTGAGGTAGTGAGCGGCAAAAAGGCCGAATATAATAAGTATGATGAAGTTACCATCAATTGGTATACCGGGAAACAAACGCATTTACCCTTAAGTAAAGCGTTGTATGATAAGTTTGCTGACGAGATAAAAGAAAACCAGATCATTAAAAAAACCTACATACTGGGTACCGACCTTTACGGGCGCGATTTGCTTAGCAGGCTGATACTTGGTACCCGTATTTCCCTTTCGGTAGGTTTAATGGCAGTTATTATCAGTTTAATTACCGGTGTAGTTATAGGTGCTTCGGCGGGTTATTACGGCGGCAAGGTTGACGCTGCCTTAAGCTGGCTGATGAATATTTTATGGTCGCTGCCTGCATTATTACTGGTTATTGCCTTATCATTTGCGCTGGGCAAAGGCCTTTGGCAAATATTTATTGCCGTAGGCTTATCCATGTGGGTAGAAGTTGCCCGCTTGGTACGCGGACAGGTAATGGGACTAAAGCAAGTTGAATACATTGAGGCAGCCCGCGCTATGGGCTTTAATAATTACCGCATTATTACCCGGCACATTTTGCCAAATATTACAGGGCCCATCCTGGTGCTGGCCTCATCAAACTTTGCTTCGGCTATTTTGTTGGAAGCAGGCCTGAGTTTTCTTGGGTTTGGGGCGCAGCCGCCTATGCCCACCTGGGGCGGCATGATACGCGAACATTACGGCTACATTATTATGGACCTGGCCTATTTAGCACTGGCTCCCGGCCTGGCTATTATGCTGATGGTGTATGCTTTTAACCTGGTGACTGTTGGCTTGCGCGATGCTTTTGATATAAAATCGCAGAGTACCCGATTATAAAAAATTAATTTCTATTTTAGTGTCAGCTTCAAAGGCTGCCTAATGCATTACACTAAACAAGATCAGGGTGAAGACGAGTTGATACGCCTGCTGCTTAAACGGCAGTCAGAGTTAAACTCATTACTTGAAATTACCCGGGCTATTAACAAAAATTCGTCTACGCCTGTCCTCATCCAAATGATGGAGGCTATTTTGCAAACGCACCTGAACGTGGGCAAGTTCAGGTTGATGATAGAGAAAGATAAAAGCTTTATTTGCATATCAAAATACGGCGGTCAGTTTGAAACATTGCCGGTATTGTTAAAAGCCTGCTCCGGTCTAAAAAAAATTCGTCTGCCTACCAAACTTAATGGGAACGAGCCCGGCCTGCTGAAAGGCTATAGCTACTTTATCCCTTTTTACGATAAAAACAAGCCCCTGGCATATACACTTATAGGCGATTTCAACTCAAGCGCCGAAATGGTGGATAACGACCTGGCCTTTATCCAAACGCTGGTTAATGCCATTATTGTGGCGTTGCAAAACAAAAAGCTGTTCCGCCAGCGGTTAGAGACCGAACGTTTTCAGCGCGAAATGGAGTTGGCGTCGGAAGTGCAGAATATGCTGATCCCCGTGAGGTTACACCGCGATTCGGCGGTGGAAATAGGCGCCAAATACCTGCCCCATCAAAATATAGGCGGCGATTACTTCGACTTTATCCGTATAAACGATCACGAACTGATCTGGTGTATTGCCGATGTGTCGGGTAAGGGCATCTCGGCCGCTTTGCTGATGGCCAACTTCCAGGCCAGTTTGCGTGCCTGGGCCATGGTAGAAGATGACTTGACCAGTATTATAGAGCGGTTGAATAGCATTGTAATTAAAAACACCCGGGGCGAGAAATTTATAACCCTGTTCCTGGCCAAATACAACCAGCAAACCCGCAAGATGAACTATATCAATGCCGGGCATAACCCATCGATATTATATGCCGAGGGCGAGGCGGTAGCGTTAAAATTAGGTACTACCATGATAGGCGCTTTTGAAGAGCTGCCTTTTATTAACCAGGGCGAAATTGATGTGGAACCAGGTACGCTTATTATTAATTATACCGATGGACTGATGGATTATGAGGTAGATCAGGGTAAACAATGGAACGAGGAGCAACTGGTGAAATTTGTGATCAATAACGGCGAACACTCGCCCGACAGGTTTAACCAAATGCTGATGGACCACCTGAACCTGGTTGTAAAAGGCAAGCCAATTGATGATATTACTTTGCTGACGTTGAGGATATTTTAGAGACATTTTCAGCCTTCCTATTCATGTAGACCCCCTTATCATAGCAGATTGATTTCATGATTTAATTTCTGATCTGCCTAACCTACAGATTGGGGTTATTAACAAACAGTGTGCAAATATTATTCTTGCTAACATTACGTTATAGTGTAATTTTGTAGCGATGTTATTAGCCAGGTACCAGTACGATCTTCTTGAAGCCGGTTGCGATGAAGCTGGGCGTGGCTGTTTGGCCGGGCCGGTATTTGCTGCTGCGGTTATCCTGGCGCACGATTTTGACCATTATTTGCTGAATGACTCAAAGCAGCTGAACGAAGCCGACCGGTATCAGCTACGTACCGAAATAGAGCAAACAGCCATTGCCTATGCGGTAGCATCGGTTGATAATTTTGAGATTGACGAGATCAATATCCTTAACGCGTCATTTCTGGCTATGCACCGGGCACTTGACCTGCTGCACCTAAAACCCGAGTTCCTGATCATAGACGGGAACCGTTTCAATAAATACAAAACCATTCCTCATGCCTGTATTGTTGAGGGCGACGGTAAGTATTTTAGCATTGCGGCGGCATCTATCCTGGCTAAAACTTACCGGGACGATTACATGAAACAAATTGCCCTTGAACACCCCGAATACGATTGGCATACCAATAAAGGTTACCCTACCATTAAGCATCGCGAAACGGTGATGAAAATTGGCTATACACCCTACCATCGCCGCACCTTCCGCGTAAGCGACCCGCAGTTAAGTATTTTTTAAAATAGTTTGTTTGCCGGGCTTAGGATGCTATTTTTGTTAACAAACCAGCAAACAAGCCCTTTGTGAAGATATTGATACTGACGCACCGTATACCATTCCCCCAAAACGGCGGCTACCCCATTGTGGTTGGCAACACCATCAGGGGCCTGGTTAACCAGGGGCACAATGTATCATTGGTTTCACTGAACGATAAGAAGCAAAATGGTAAAGTGATGGAAACCGACGAGTTGCTGGAACGGATCAACTACCGGTCGTACCCTATTGATACCAGCATCTCCATGCTGGATGCGTTCATCAACCTGTTCAGTCAGCATTCTGCTAATATCGATAAATATTATGATCCCGCTTTCGAACGCCTGCTGATAGGCGAAGTGAGGAATACCGCTTATGATATTATCCAATTTGAGGGGTTATTTGTTGCACCTTACCTTGAAGGGGTCCGCAAAAACTCTAAAGCCAAATTGGTTTATCGCGCCCATAATATAGAACACCAGGTTTGGGAACGCCTGGCTATACAAAAAAACGATCCGTTTAAACGCTGGTTCCTGAAAATGGTAGCCCGGCGTATAAAGAAATATGAACTACAGCACTTAAACAGTTTTGATGCCATTGCCGTATTTACCCAGCAGGATAAAATAACCATGGAAGGCTATGGCGCAAAAGTGAACATTGATGTGATACCGGTTGGGATAGATATGCAACGGTACCAGCCCGAGCCCGAAAAAACCGAGTACCCGAGCCTGTTCTTTTTAGGGTCGTTAAATTGGATGCCTAACCGGGAGGGGATTGAATGGTTTTTAGAAAACTTTCATAACGATTTAGTAGAGGGCGACCTGAGGGTTAAGTTTTATGTAGCCGGTAACGATATTCCCGAACAGTTTGATGAGTACGAAATAATGGGCAAAATATATATCCAGGGAGAGGTTGACGATGCGCTGGAGTTTGTGAACAGCAAGTCCATTATGATCGTCCCGCTGCTTTCAGGCGGGGGGATGCGGGTGAAAATTGTAGAGGGGATGGCTATGCAAAAATGTATTATCTCTACCAGTCTTGGTGCCGAAGGGATACAATACACCAATGGCGTGAACATCCTGATTGCCGATACCCGTACCGAATTTTTTAATGCCATTAAACGCTGTATTGCCGATGAGGAGTTTTGCCAAAACGTTGGCCTTAATGCCCGCCGCATGATTGAGAACCAGCACGATATACATGCCATTAGCGTTAACCTGGTTAAATTTTACCATAAGGTACTGGGTAAATAATCTGCGTTTATTT belongs to Mucilaginibacter boryungensis and includes:
- a CDS encoding PP2C family protein-serine/threonine phosphatase, encoding MHYTKQDQGEDELIRLLLKRQSELNSLLEITRAINKNSSTPVLIQMMEAILQTHLNVGKFRLMIEKDKSFICISKYGGQFETLPVLLKACSGLKKIRLPTKLNGNEPGLLKGYSYFIPFYDKNKPLAYTLIGDFNSSAEMVDNDLAFIQTLVNAIIVALQNKKLFRQRLETERFQREMELASEVQNMLIPVRLHRDSAVEIGAKYLPHQNIGGDYFDFIRINDHELIWCIADVSGKGISAALLMANFQASLRAWAMVEDDLTSIIERLNSIVIKNTRGEKFITLFLAKYNQQTRKMNYINAGHNPSILYAEGEAVALKLGTTMIGAFEELPFINQGEIDVEPGTLIINYTDGLMDYEVDQGKQWNEEQLVKFVINNGEHSPDRFNQMLMDHLNLVVKGKPIDDITLLTLRIF
- the tilS gene encoding tRNA lysidine(34) synthetase TilS — encoded protein: MLPADRFSRFIDQNQLFNSGSKVLAAVSGGTDSVLMAHLLAAAGYHFGIAHCNFQLRGAAADTDQAFCRGLADTLKVNFHTINFDTEAYARQHKISIQMAARQLRYHWFESIRVQNHYDAIALAHHQNDTIETILLNLTRGTGIAGMHGILPKNGALVRPMLFMQRQEIEHLVTANNIAYVEDSSNASTKYARNKIRLEVIPKLKELNPSLEETFERNLQHFRELETLLELEVSRQRQRFTEHDGELHLSVDAVKNLKPQRLLLFHLLQPYGFNQEHVDSIIASLDKHAGRIFETTGYTLLLDRGELILKSTAGDILSSIEINNDTAGVNYGPYRLTLLHDDSPLIVKDNPMAVSVDAAKLVYPLSIRPWQRGDYFYPLGMRSKQKLSDFFIHQKVPLHHKNQVPVLVNGNNEVIWIAGYRLDDRYKVSGKTKKVTIFELYKTP
- a CDS encoding glycosyltransferase family 4 protein — protein: MKILILTHRIPFPQNGGYPIVVGNTIRGLVNQGHNVSLVSLNDKKQNGKVMETDELLERINYRSYPIDTSISMLDAFINLFSQHSANIDKYYDPAFERLLIGEVRNTAYDIIQFEGLFVAPYLEGVRKNSKAKLVYRAHNIEHQVWERLAIQKNDPFKRWFLKMVARRIKKYELQHLNSFDAIAVFTQQDKITMEGYGAKVNIDVIPVGIDMQRYQPEPEKTEYPSLFFLGSLNWMPNREGIEWFLENFHNDLVEGDLRVKFYVAGNDIPEQFDEYEIMGKIYIQGEVDDALEFVNSKSIMIVPLLSGGGMRVKIVEGMAMQKCIISTSLGAEGIQYTNGVNILIADTRTEFFNAIKRCIADEEFCQNVGLNARRMIENQHDIHAISVNLVKFYHKVLGK
- a CDS encoding OstA-like protein; the encoded protein is MRKQLLTYIILLLSVAALGQKKMTINLTRSDKTIGSKLNGVDIFRVYNGTFVQKFSTLRADSAIIYPNTNTFDAFGHVVITQGDTLHVYADKLNYNDNTKTALLNDHVKLVDKDATLTTNILNYNTATKYGTYIEGGKLVNKENTLVSKNGYYSAITRDAYFRYDVVTTSPDALIKTDTMRYNSGSRITYFYGPTHIYGKKDKDTLYTENGSYNTRTEQAFFGKKNRYSQGTKSLKGDSLFYDKLKGYGRAIRHITFEDTEQKTTIKGNLGEYYKAEDRAVITQNPYVIFVTEDKDTTRKDTVSKMAPPPQKQDGVKEAIKSAATTTKTARLDNPQANIPKNIPAGKADSLAKTIAAMPAVKNTMPVITDKQKDSIKNIALSKTANLAAPKNTRVATVPQTTKTTIPAAKDSLAAKPALAVKDSARRVKRDTMYIGADTLETQIVTYKFLKNLQEQRRLAGIHDTSVVPRKPFVPYTKATMPKFLIKEMPQPIFDVPTFKDRPLFSKVVTDSTKLAAAARGAKDTTAKTTVNVKGAKNIKPVDKASAVTDKNKKTDAKTGTNRQILGKAKMLADSLKADSIAKIVKPKLSDTSRIRILSAHHNVRIFKSDLQGKSDSLFYSSADSIIRSFVKPIYWTQGAQLSGDTIYMEMKNKKLDNMDVFPNALIVYIEKNDSTHFNQMAGKRLRAYFKDSKISHATVRGNAETVYFNRNKAGKVTEMQRSLSGGINLNMKNGEMANTAFILSPDHKVTPIAKVKEDDKILKGFIWKPKERPASKEDVINPKKHVVEKPAPAGKGKAPVKGALQKSAGNKTDSVKTIKPQLKALKKDSTVAKADSVTKLPAVKVKRDTVAKKP
- a CDS encoding ABC transporter permease — translated: MADLTPTQRALYAFKRNKLAVGGLIFIALSVVIAILGYLVMPDGTPQANDMILQISLKKPGSSFTMLRIRKSNAVDTVNIFQKLWSGQPDFYTNVPVTAWRIIKDSIYVDEYIGAEDKPEHKAYNIFEVVSGKKAEYNKYDEVTINWYTGKQTHLPLSKALYDKFADEIKENQIIKKTYILGTDLYGRDLLSRLILGTRISLSVGLMAVIISLITGVVIGASAGYYGGKVDAALSWLMNILWSLPALLLVIALSFALGKGLWQIFIAVGLSMWVEVARLVRGQVMGLKQVEYIEAARAMGFNNYRIITRHILPNITGPILVLASSNFASAILLEAGLSFLGFGAQPPMPTWGGMIREHYGYIIMDLAYLALAPGLAIMLMVYAFNLVTVGLRDAFDIKSQSTRL
- a CDS encoding ribonuclease HII, which encodes MLLARYQYDLLEAGCDEAGRGCLAGPVFAAAVILAHDFDHYLLNDSKQLNEADRYQLRTEIEQTAIAYAVASVDNFEIDEINILNASFLAMHRALDLLHLKPEFLIIDGNRFNKYKTIPHACIVEGDGKYFSIAAASILAKTYRDDYMKQIALEHPEYDWHTNKGYPTIKHRETVMKIGYTPYHRRTFRVSDPQLSIF